The following nucleotide sequence is from Kwoniella shandongensis chromosome 9, complete sequence.
cccttccattCTTGTTATATACCTCTACAACTCTTATTAGCTAAACACCTCATTTACAAGCGACTATTCCTCCCCGTCTACAAACAAACACAATGGTGACACAAGAGAATGACCCTTTTGTCGgtggcgaaggtgaagaggcCGACGAGTTCGAGCTCATGGCTCCGCTCCTGGTGGCAAAACTAcaagtgagtcagctggcGGGTCTTCTTTATGGATCCCTgagagctgatcatcttcttgttctttcaGGAATCAGGTATCTCTGCGCAAGATACAAAGAAGTTGGCGGATGCGGGTTATCATACTGTTGAAGCTGTCGCTTTCACACCGAAGAAGACATTATGTACGATCAAGGGTATCAGCGAGCAAAAAGCAGACAAGATCTTaatggaaggtgagctcaCCAGATCCTCATTGTGAGCAAGTTAGCTCACAGGGTTATCTACAGCCTGTAAGATGGTCCCGATGGGTTTCACGACGGCAACAGAAATACATTCGAGACGATCGGAATTGGTTCACATCACTACGGGATCGACTGGACTGGATACTATcttgggaggtgagttggtcgcGTGTTATCCTGTCTGCGTTTTTCTGACCAAGTTGTATACTACAGGTGGTATCGAGACAGGAGCAATCACAGAGTTATATGGTAAGTAGCTGTACCTGCCATCATTACAGGGTCTGACAACTTCGTTGCAACAGGCGAATTCAGAACCGGAAAGTCACAAATATGTCATACTCTCGCTGTCACCTGTCAAGTAAGTAGTTGCGCACCATCAATCGACCAGGCTACTGGCTGACAAAAGTCATCAGCTACCCGTATCaatgggtggtggagaaggaaaatGTTTATATATCGATACCGAAGGTACATTCCGACCTGTACGAATGTTGGCAGTGGCCGAACGTTTCGGCTTGAACGGAGAGGAGGTGCTCGACAACATCGCTTATGCTCGAGCGTACAACGCCGATCATCAACTGCAATTGCTGGTACAAGCGAGTGCGATGATGGCAGAGTCtaggtgagttgtcgtcaCGTAGACAGGTAAACGTCGGACGCTGATGGTGTGACGCGTAgattctcccttctcattGTCGACTCGTGTACGTCATTATATCGAACAGACTTTTCAGGTCGAGGAGAGCTGTCGGCGCGTCAAATGCACTTGGCGAAGTTTTTGAGAACGTTGATGAGATTGgcagatgaggtgagtgccTTACTCCTTTGCTGTATCTTGTCCGGTCGCTGACAGGCCCTTCTAGTTTGGTGTTGCTGTCGTTGTCACAAATCAAGTCGTCGCTCAAGTCGATGGTGGGCAATTCGCGGTTGCAGATGCGAAGAAGCCAATGTGAGTAACCTGGTACAGTATCTCTTGGCCAGAATACGGGCTGACCAGCCTACAGTGGAGGTAACATCATGGCGCACGCTTCTACGACTCGACTCAACTTACGAAAAGGAAGGGGAACATCACGTGTTTGCAAGATTGTTGACAGCCCTTGTCTTCCAGAGGCTGAAGCTATCTTTGCAATCAAGTGGGTCACCTTGAACTGCAACACAGGCCAAAGCTGACTTACATTTCCCTCAGCGCCAATGGTATTGGAGATCCCGAAGAGCTCAAGGAGTAGGCAGTTGGGGTGATATTGATTCAGCTGGGCGAGAGACGGGTTGTATGACTGTGACCTATGTATCATTCTGGGTTTTTGATCGCTTCCGTTATGCAGCATTTGCCATTCTTATGAACCAGGAACGCCACATTGGTCGCACCATGGGAAAAAAAGGTTCCGTTGCGTTGCTGGGACCTGTCTGTGTCTGGACGCGCTCTTTCACTGTCACTTTCCACTGGACCACATTGGACACCCTTTGCACTTTCTCATCCTTGCCGTTCTCAACATAGCTCTTCTCTCCGTAAACTTCTACCAAATCACAGTCCACTAGACTGGCACAGCTTAGATAGTACCGTACGAGTCAGGTCGACACGGCTGTTCCCACGTTATACGTTGCAGTGCAACTCTCCCCCCTCCAAATACCCCGATTCGCATAGCTCCCGAGCTTCACTACTTCAACCCTTCGCTCCATCATGAAGCCTGCCGGCTCATTGTCACTTGGTAGAAAGCTACCATCAGCAGGTTCGTTGCTTGTGGGAATCTTGGTCGGTTTACTGGTCGCCTCGGTGAGTGCTCTTCGTCTGTGAAGGTCGTTGACATCGTACTGATCATTCAATGTCACCTTAAAGCTATTAAGACGTGGAGATGTAAGTTATCCCGGCTGCTTGATTGTTTCATGCTTGGTCTCAAACGAATAAACTGACTTCATCCCTTCACAGTCCAACTCTGAATCATGGAGAGGGTCCGGGTCTAAAAACCTACGACCTAACGCTATCTCTGGATCATCACGATTACAGCGATCTCAAAtcacccttccatccctccaaCAACGACTTCATATCCTCCAATTGATCGGTACTCTTTCCGCTCACCACACAAAAGAATGTCTTCGACATCCCCAAGATCTTTATGTTGAACAGGCCAAAGATCGATATGCCCCTTTGATGGGATTCAAGAAATCATGGTCCAATTCCGGTTCTTGGCTCGCGAAACTCTGGGGAGGGAGTAAAGATGCTCAACAACTCGCCGCGGGTGGAAGTAGAGGTGCGAGGATGGACAACATCAAGAGGGAGTTGGCAGCGAACCAACATAAATACTTCTTCGCGATCAACTTGTACAACTCTTTCGACGTTATCCCAGATATCTTCGCGACGCTCTTCCGAACTTCCGCCATCCTTGGGTATCACAATGTCTTTGTGTCAATCTACGAGAACGGTTCGAACGATCAGACCAAAGCATTGCTCAAGATCTTCGACGCCCTTGCTAGGACTGTCGGATTGAGGATCATCATCAGGACATCGATGAGAACAAGAGGTCAATTCAACCATCGTATTGAGTATCTCGCCGAAGTTCGAAACGCAGCGATGACTCCCCTTCACGAGTTGAGAGATACCGAGAATGAAGTCTTCGACTCAATCGTTTTCATGAACGATATCTTGCCTTGTGTCGATGATCTCTTGGAATTGATCTGGCAGAGTAGAAGACAGAATGCGGGTATCACTTGTGCAGCGGATTACATGTACCACGATGATATTGTGAGTGCGGCTCGCACCTTCTCACACGCCAGAGCAGACGTTGACAATCGACATCGCAGGGTGCTCCCGTCTTCTATGACAACTGGGTGGCTCGAGATATCAACGGTACTGCGCTTGAGAACGCTCCATTTGAGCAGGTCTTCCATCATACCGAGTCAAACCACCGATTCCAACGACATCTTCCCATCcagggtgagttgagctAAGCCAAAAGACGATCCCATTTTTGTCGTCGATTAAGCTCACAGTCGGTTGACCTCGCAGTGCAATCTTGCTGGAACGGTGTTGCCATTCTTGACCCTGCACCATTCTATGCCCCCCCACACGTCAAGTTCAGAATGGCTAAACTGCCAGAGGGAGAATGTTCCGCGAGTGAATGTTCTTTGATTTGCAGTGAGTGAACAGAATCACACAACTACGGGTCATTGCTAAGCAGGTAATCGCAGACGATTACTTCAATGCCGGTTACGGTCGTATCATCATGGTTCCTCGTGTCAAGCTTGCATACGACAAGGCGAGTGTGACACCCTTTACAACGATTACCGACCGCTGACATCCTCACAGAAAGTATACGATATCATTCATCCCGAACGACGAAACCTCACTGCGATCAGAGGATACAAGCGTATCGGTGGATTGCCCGATGACCCTCATACCGATCCTCAAGATCGAAGTTGGTACGGACCGCACGACAGGTTGTTTACACCTGacgagtttgacgagatgACCTTCCAACCCGGACCagagtatggtgagtggacgaTCGCGCGATTTGGTGTAAGAGAACACCAGGCTGATGATCATGCTCTAATGTGTAGTCTGGTGTTGGGGTTGGGACGGTGCGGGTGATTTGGATGGTCCCGATGTCGACCCTATTTGGGAGCACATGCAGCCTAGATCGTTCTCTGAGGAGGCAATCGAGGTCAAGCATTTCAGAAACATGGCCGGGTGGTAGGGGTGAGTCTGCGGCGTCTCTGCAGTTTGAGTGATACTGACAACCGGACTAGGCTAAGTGAAAGAAGTGAATGATTTTCAGGGAGATTTTTGATACACTTTACCATGGCTGTGGAACGGTTCTTGACCGAATTCAATCGCTGGCGAAGACGATGCCTATCGCGGATTCGCCTTGATGCTACAGCATGTTACCAGATAGATAGATGCATATTATACCCCTATTCTATGCTATACACCCACAACCTCCTGTTCCAAGCCCTCCACACTAGACTTCTCCTTTGGCCAACCCCAgaacctcctctcccttccgaCCTGTCTCTCATCTCTTGGTAATTTATCCTCTCGACTCTTGACGATGCCAACGAATTGTCGTAATTGTCTTGGTCTTTTCACAGGAGGCAAGTTTGCAGGACTCGGTTGGTCTGGACGTGAGAGGTGAGGGtaagggagatgatgttgatagAATTTGACAAACCCAGGTTGGGTAGCGTAGAGTGTGAAGTCGCGTCCTACGGATACGTTTTGACCGGCGTGGAAGTCGGCACCTCGTTGTCTGATCAAGATCTGACCAGGAGTAACGTATTGGTCTACGAATATAAGGAGATATTCAGTACGGATCGTTGTCAAGTCGAGTGGGCAAACGTGacgcagaggaggagattaaCTTACCACCATATCGCTTGACACCTAATCGTTTACCCGAGGAATCTCGTCCGTTTCGAGATCGACCGCCTGCAGCTTTGGATGCAAATCGGACTTGAGTAGCGAGGGCTGTGAATCACAAGGAAAGTGTCAGTATGACGCTCATATAGGCGTAACCAGTGTCTCGGGTTGGGAGATGCTGAAGCCACGAGAGGGGGGAGGACAAGCTCGCTCACTTGATGGCCCAGCGAAAAGCTGACTACGCAGCTCAGCCGCTGTGTTGAAAATCGTCGAAGGTCGTGCGAAGAGTGATGAGCCGAACATTGCGATGGATCGAGTTGTCTGAAAGCGATGTATAGGTGGAAATGTAGTTGTCGATAAAAGTCAAGCAACGATGAAAGATGGACGAAACTTGAACGTAACAGTCCGTGACAAAGTGGGTTGCACAAACAAGTTTCACTTCGCGagacctccacttctgacGTTGACCGAGATACAGTGCACTCCATCCATCTTTCGTGACAACAAAGTGATGTAAATTCGTACAAGCTTGCTAATCATCTCGCTAAGATACAAGCacgatggacgaagacgctCTGCGTACGATTGACGATGAGCTTCGCGCTATCCGTCTTGATGACGGACCGAAACTCGTACCCTTACGACTCGACAAGATGTTTTTACGAGCACGACAATGGCGACCTCCAACAACAAATGgcgcttcttcctcatcaacagcCATGAACGATCGAAATGTACAAGTCGAGAGACCACCAACGCCACCGCGTTCGACAATAAtatatcctcttcccctgcCCCTTCCCGCGAATACTAAGGAGGTCACGATCTCTCCCCTCTGGAAGCTTTTTCAATATCCTGAACTCGTGCCGAGCGTATTGGAACATTTCGATCAACCGAAAGATCTTGCGATCGTAGCGAGAGTGTGCAAGGATTGGTGTAGGATTGCCAGGAAGAGACTATACGAATACATCTGGGTCAGACCTTGTAAGTGCCAGCTATGCAAAGGAATCGACCCATTCAGTAGCTGATCAAGGCAATTGTGACTTAGGGGAAGACGGATGTCATTTCAAGGTGGGCCATTTAAGATTTGCTGACGGAAGTTGGACGCAGTCTTAGCTGACGATCATTCCGCAGCTTGTTCTGCTCATGGATACGCTGCATA
It contains:
- a CDS encoding DNA repair protein RAD51, which gives rise to MVTQENDPFVGGEGEEADEFELMAPLLVAKLQESGISAQDTKKLADAGYHTVEAVAFTPKKTLCTIKGISEQKADKILMEACKMVPMGFTTATEIHSRRSELVHITTGSTGLDTILGGGIETGAITELYGEFRTGKSQICHTLAVTCQLPVSMGGGEGKCLYIDTEGTFRPVRMLAVAERFGLNGEEVLDNIAYARAYNADHQLQLLVQASAMMAESRFSLLIVDSCTSLYRTDFSGRGELSARQMHLAKFLRTLMRLADEFGVAVVVTNQVVAQVDGGQFAVADAKKPIGGNIMAHASTTRLNLRKGRGTSRVCKIVDSPCLPEAEAIFAINANGIGDPEELKE
- a CDS encoding mitochondrial 54S ribosomal protein bL27m — encoded protein: MFGSSLFARPSTIFNTAAELRSQLFAGPSTLATQVRFASKAAGGRSRNGRDSSGKRLGVKRYGDQYVTPGQILIRQRGADFHAGQNVSVGRDFTLYATQPGFVKFYQHHLPYPHLSRPDQPSPANLPPVKRPRQLRQFVGIVKSREDKLPRDERQVGRERRFWGWPKEKSSVEGLEQEVVGV